Within Amycolatopsis sp. FDAARGOS 1241, the genomic segment CAGAGCTCCCGGACGTTGACCAGCGACCGCACCGTGAGCCGCCGGCGTTCTTCGTTGCGGCGCAAGCCGTCCACGATCACCGCGACGCCCAGCCACGTCGCTTCCGCGTCCGCCACGAGGTCCTGCACGCACCGCGCCTGTCCGCCCGTCTCGATCCAGTCGTCGACGAGCAGCACGCGGTCGCCCGAGCCGACGAGCCGGCGGCGGAACCCCAGCGTCAGGTGCCGGTCGCGGTAGTCTGGTGCAGAGGTGCGGGTGCGCCACGCGTCGGAGTCGAACACCGGCCCGCGGTTCTTGCGCACCTCGACGAACCCGACGCCCAGCGCCAGCGCGACCAGCGGCCCGAGCAGGCAGCCACGCGATTCGGGCCCGAGCACCACGGTCGGCTCGGCGCCGGCGAACAAGTCCGCGAGCGCGGGGCCGAGTTCGTGCAGCAGTCCGGGCACGCGCCACCACGCCGCCGGGTCGGGGTAGCGGGCGTCGTCGCTCCGATCCCCCAGCACGACAGTGGCCTCACGGATCCGGGCCGCCACGGTGGTCATGTCTCCATGGTCGCAGCGCAGGCAACCGAGATACGTTGATCGCGTGACCAAATACGCGATCGTGGGGTCGGGCTGGCGCGCGGAGTACTTCTGGCGCCTTGCGGGGGAACTGGAGTGCGTCGGCGTGGTTTCCCGCAGTCCTCAGGACTTGCCGGTGCCGGTCTTCACGTCGCTGGACGAGTGTATGGCGGAGAAGCCGGACTTCGTGGTGACGGCCGTGCCGTGGGCGGTCACGCCGTCGCTGATCGTGGACTTGGTGGGCCGCCGCGTGCGGGTGCTCGCGGAAACCCCGCCCGCGCCTGATCTCGACGGGCTGCGCGCGCTGTGGCACGACGTCGGGAGCAGTGGACTGGTCCAAGTGGCCGAACAGTACACCCGCGTGCCGGCCCACGCGGCGCGGCTGGCGCTGGCCCGTTCGGGTGTGCTGGGCCCGATCACGCGTGTCGACGTGTCTTCGACGCACCAGTACCACGCCGTGTCGCTGATCCGGACGTTCCTGGGCGCCGGCCTGGGACCGGTCGAGGTCCGCGCCACGCGGACCACGGCCCCGCTCGCCGACCCCTTGTCCCGCGCCGGCTGGGCACCCGTCGTCGAGACCAAGGCCGCGACGACGACGGTGGCCACCGTGCTTTTCCCGCAGGGCCTTGGCGTCTACGACTTCACCGACAACCAGTGGCACAACCAGCTCCTGGCCCGCCGGCTGCTGGTCCGCGGCACCCACGGCGAGCTCACCGACCACGAAGCCTTGCGGCTCACGCAAGAGCGCACCATCGTCCGCACGCCGCTCGTGCGCCGCCAGACCGGCTACGACCTCGACCTCGACGGTTACGACACCGACCACATCACCTTCGGCTCCGAAGTCCTCTACCGCAACGCCTTCCAGGGCCGGCGCTGGAACGACGAGGAGCTCGCCATCGCCACCCTCCTCGCAGACACGGCTCGCTGGGCGCGCGACGAGGGCCCGGCGCCGTACCCGCTGGCCGAAGGCCTGGAGGACCACCGCATCGCCCTGGCCATCGAGGAAGCCGCCGACCGGGACACGACCGTCCGCACCGCCGCGGAACCCTGGCACTGACCCACGTTGACAACGGTGACAGTGGTCTGCACCACCGGAACGATTCAGTCGCTGGTAAATCGGCCACTGGTACACGCGGTGGATTGACGGAACCCCACCCGAGAGGCGAGGATCAAAGACGCCCCGAATTGACAACGTTGTCACACCGAAAGGAACGCGATGAGAGCGCGGAAACGCGTGTTCGCCGCCTTCGTGCTGGCCACCGCCCTCGCCACGGCTGCGAGCGCAACGGCCGCCACGGCCCAGCCCGACAAGGAACCCCGCTTCGCCAGTGACCCCACCACGCTGGTCGACACGAGCATCGGCAACAACGGCGACGGGACGACCTTCCCCGGCGCCTCCGTGCCGTTCGGCATGGTGCAGCTGAGCCCCGACACGCAGCTGAACCAGTACGCCTCCTACGACTACAAGCAGAACACCATCCTCGGCTTCAGCCACACGCACCTCTCGGGCGTGGGCTGCCAGACGATGGGCAACTTCCGCTTCATGCCGACCACCGGCGCTGTCACCTCGTCCGACCCGGCGGCCTACGGCGCGAAGTTCAGCCACGACAACGAAACCCGTGCGCCGGGCTACTACGGCGTGAAGTTCGACAACGGCATCCAGGCCGAGCTCACCGCGACGCAGCGGACCGGCCAGCACCGCTACACCTACCCGGCCGGCTCGGGCCCCGAGAACGTGCTCATCGAGGTCGGCCAGAGCAACGGATCCACCTACGCCGGCGACGTCCACGTGGTCGGCAACGACACCGTCGAAGGCTGGCTGCAGGGCGGCAACTTCTGCGGTGAGACGGGCAAGGAGCGCTACCGGATCTTCTTCAGCGCCAAGTTCGACCACGCCTTCTCGTCGTTCGGCACCTGGACCGACGGCACTCTCACGCCCGGTCAGCGCGACGCTTCGCGTGGCACCCAGCGCGCCGGCGCGTGGGTGACGTTCGACCCGGCGCAGAAGAACCAGGTCGGCATCTCCGTGGGCCTGTCCTACACCTCGGTCGACGGCGCGCGCCTCAACCGCAAGGCCGAGCAACCGCAGTCGTTCGACAAGGCGCGTGGGCAAGCGCACAACACCTGGCAGGACGAGCTCAACCGCATGCGCGTCGCCGGCGGCAGCACCGCCGACCAGCGCACGTATTACACCGCGCTCTACCACTCTCTGCTGCACCCGTCGGTCGGGTCCGATGTGGACAACCGCTACCGGGGTTTCGACGACCAGGTGCACCGCGCGGATTCGACGTACTACCAGATGTTCTCGCTGTGGGACACCTACCGCTCGCAGAACCAGCTGGTGGCGCTGCTGCACCCGGACAAGGCCGCGGACATGGCCAAATCCGTGTTGCACATCTACCAGGACGGCGGCTGGCTGCCGCGCTGGGCGCTGGGCAACAGCGAGACGAACGTGATGAGCGGCGACCCCGTCACCCCGTTCCTCGTCGACATCTACAACCGCGGCCTGCTCGACAACCGCACCTCGCACCAGCTCTTCGACGCGCTCTGGAAGAACGTCAACGAGGTCCCGGCCGACCAGTCGATCTTCCGCGGCCGCGACGGCAACCCGAGCTACGTCCAGAACGGCTGGGTCGCTTACCAGAACCTCCCCGGCTACAAGTACGGCGACAGCCGCCAGGCGGGCTCGGCCACCCTCGAGTACTCGCTCGCCGACTGTTCGCTTTCCACCATGGCCGCGGGGCTGGGCTATCAGGACAAGGCCAAGACTCTTGCGTCCCGCTGTGACAACTTCACCAAGCTCTGGGACCCGAGCGTCACGTCACAGGGCTTCAGCGGGTTCCCGGTCCCGCGCAACGCGGACGGCTCCGTGGTCGGCAACCCCGACCCGACGCAGACCAACGCCTTCCACGAAGGCACCGCGTGGCAGTACGAGTGGCTCGCCCAGCAGGACCCGAGCACCCTCTTCGGGCTCATGGGCGGTCCCGCCGGGGCCGAGCAGCGGCTGGACAAGTTCTTCGACATGCCGACCGTGCTCACCGACCCGGCCAAGGCCGCTTCGGACTCGTGGGTGACCGGCGCGTACGACTACCACAACAACTTCGCCTTCAACCCGAACAACGAGCCCGATTTCCACGCCCCGTACATGTACACGTGGACCAACTCGCCGTGGAAGACGTCGGCCGTGCTCCGCGCCATGCGGACGCTCTTCACCGACAACGTCTACGGCATGCCCGGCAACGACGACCTCGGCGCCACGTCGTCGCTGCTCGTCTTCGCCATGGCGGGCATCTTCGAGACCCAGCCCGGGTCGGCCAAGTACGTGATCACCTCGCCCATGTTCGAAAAGGTGCAGATCCACCCCGAACACGGACGCACGATCGAGATCGAAGCCCCCGGCGCCGACGCCTCGAAGCTCCAGTACGTGTCCTCCGCGGACACGAACAAGGGCAAGCTGCGCCAGAGCTGGCTCTCCCACGCCGACCTGCTGAAGGCCGGGACGATCCACATCCAGCTCTCCGACCAGCCGACGAACTTCGGCGTCGACGCCGGCCCGCCCGCGATGGGCGCGACCCGCGGTTGACCGCCCGGGCTCGACGGCTCGACGGCTGGACAGCTGGACCGCCTGACGGCTCGACCGCCTGACGGCTCGCTAGCTCGATGTTCTGAAGCACTGATGTGCTGAAGTGATGAAGTGCTGACAGCTCGGGGTGCGGATTCGACCAACGAATCCGCACCCCGAGCGGCATCGTGTCGCCGGATGTGCCGATTCTGCTGGGTGTGCCGCGTCGATCATGGGGTCTGCACCCGGGGCTTCATCGTGTTGCTGGGTGTGCCGATTCGATCACGGGGTCGCCGCTCGGGTCTGATCGTGTCAGCGGGTGCGCCGGTTCGGTCATGGGGATGCGCATCCGGGTATCGCCGTGTTCTCCGGTGTGCTGATGCCACCAGGATGAGCAGTGCCGGGCGTCGCCGTGTGTGTGGTGTGCGGATTCAACCGGCGGGTGTCGCGGCGTGGTGTTGACGGTGTGCCGATTCCACCAGGGTGAGCAGTGCCGAGCATCGCCGTGTGTGTGGTGTTCGGGTTCCATCAACGGAGTCGACCCGTGGTCGGCCGGGCCAGTGGGTCGCCGGTTCGTGGTTCGGCGGGGCCGTGGGTCAGTGGGTCGGGTCGGTCGCCGGGGCTGTCTGCAACGTGCCGAGGACGCCCTGCCACGCCTCCCGCGAGACGGTGAGTTGTCCCGCTTCGCGATTCTTGGTGTCCCGGACACTGACCTGCTGTGCGACTGCCACCTCGACGCAGTTGGAATTCGCCGCGCTGTAGGACGACGTCCGCCACTGGGCAGTCTGCATGTCTGGCCTCCGCCTAACTTGCCGCCTCCGCGATGACCGCGCGGCTGGCTTCCTCGCTCAACGTCTCTCCGCCGAGAAGTCTAGCAAGCTGCCGATACAGGACCCAATCCTTATCGCTGCTGAGGAACGAAGTGGTGCTGTGTTGCTCGAGAAGAACAATCGGATTCCGGTGTTCGTATTCGTAGAGCACAAATGAGCCAAGCATTCCGGGGTGGTAACTCGGCTGACGTGGCAGGACTCGGAGGTTGATGTTAGGCCGCTCTGACATGGCAAGAAGGTGGTCCATCTGGTCGGACATGATCCAGTTTGGCGCGACCGGTTCATCGATGGCGTGGAGACCGATGATCGCGGAATAGGTGATCGGCTCGCGGTTGGTGAGAATTTTTTGTCGGTCCAGGCGAACTCGAACTCGCGCGTCGGTTTGCGAAACTGACAATCCGGAGGCCTCGAAGATGGCGCGAGCGTAGTCAGGTGTTTGCAGCAGCCCGGGAATAAAGTTGAGCGCCCAGTCGGTGATTACCTTCGCGCCTTGTTCGTATTGCAACAAGGTGGTCAATTCCGGGGTCAATTCGGCGGCACCGTTGGCCATCCAGTTCGGCTCCCGTACGTGCCGCGCGAGGTCCATGATCCGCTTCTTCGGTTCCCCGATCACGCGGAAGAAGCCCAGCACGTTCGCCACGTCGTCGGTGGAGGGCGTCCGGGTGCCGGCTTCCCAGTGCACGACGAGACTGGCCGGGAGGTCGAGTGCCCGGGACAGTTCGCGAAGGCCGAACTTATTCGCTTCGCGCACTTCGCGCAGTGCCGCACCCAGCGCCACGGCGCGCGGGGTACCGGAAGGCTTCGTCATGGTGGTGATGATACGTAGCCGGGCGATCACCCGCGGCGAGGCTTGTGTTTGCAGCTGGGCACAGGCCGAATGTTCCGGCACGTTGCTGAATAGGGGAGACCGTCGTGTTGAGATGGCAGCAGGCCGAGGGAAAACGTCACGCGCTGGAGGGGCCTTTCGCGCCGCGGCCGGAGGAATCGTTCGTCGCGTTGTGCGGGGTGGAGGTGACCGTCACGGTCACTGACGTTCCGGAGCTCGGCGGTAATTGGTTCGACCCGACCTGCGTGCGGTGTTCGACGACGTGGCTGAGCCGCACGTGACCGACGCGATCCTGCTCGCGCGGATCCGGGATCTGCACGCCTCACTCGCCACCGACCTCGCCTTCCTCACCCGCACGATCGAAGAGGACGCACCCCGCCCCGACGCGCTGCGCGACCTGGGTGAGCGCCTCCTCGACCTGGGCGGCGCCCTGGTGACCAGGTCCGATGAGCTGAACGACGCGCTGCTGGCCACCCTGCCGCCGCACGGCTGGCTGCCCGAGGCCGGCGCGCGCCGCCACGCGATGGGGATCGCGCACCACGTGGGGGCACGGCCGTTGCGGTGCGGGGCCGTGTTCCTCGCGTTGTGCGGGGCGGCGTGCTACCCGTTCTACGGACGCGACGCCACCAACCGCTCAGCCCGTCACGAACGGTGCGAAGCGTGCCAAGCCCGGCTCGGTGGATCCTCCTGACGGGTGTGCACCCGCGCGTACCGGGGAGTTTTCGTGTTGGCTGGGGCGATGGCGGAGAACAAACAGGCCACGAACACCGATCGGCTGTTCAGGATCGCGATCGCGCTCAAGGGGCTCGACGGCGCGCTCCAGGTGATCGGCGCGCTGATCCTGGTGTTCATCCCGTCGACGGTCGTCACGGGCTTCGCCCACGCCGTGATCACGCGCGACCTGCTGGGCGACCCGTCCGGCACCCTCGCGCGGCACCTCGAGCTGGCCACCGAGAGCTTCGTGAACGGTGGGACCAAAACGTTCGCGGTGGTGTATTTGCTCGCACACGGTGTCATCAAACTCGCACTGGTGTGGGCGCTCGCGCGCAAGTGGGTACGCGCATACCCGGTGGCGATGGTGGTGCTGGCCGCGTTCGTGGCGTACGAGGTGTACCGGGCGATCGAGACGCATTCGATCGCGTTGCCGTTCTTCGCGGCGCTCGACGTGCTGATCATCGTGCTCGTCTACCGGGAGTACCGGCAGCTGCGCCGCGAACGCGCAAGTCAGCGTGACCAAGGCGGCTCGGCGGGCGGCTCAGGCAGCTGAGGGAAATCGCTCCGTCACGATCGCCGCGACGTCCACCTCCGGCTGCTCGACGAACAGTGCGGTCGCGTTGTCCGTGCCGCCGAGGCTGATGGCCGTCTCGACGAGCCCCGCGGCGCCACGCTCGGGGTCGGCGAGGATCCGGTCGAGCGTGGCGGGCGGCAGGACCTTGTGCACGCCGTCGCTGGCGAGCAGCAGCCCGCCACCGACGAGTTCGCATGCGCCGATCTCGTCGGGTTTGGTGGTGCGCACGCTGGTCGTCACCAGATGCTCCATGCGCGGCGAATAAGGCTGGTGGCGCGCACGGAAGTATTCGGCCATCGTGTGGTCGGTGGTGAGCTTGCGGGTCATGGTGCCGTCCCAGGCGTACGCGCGGGCGTCGCCGACCCACGCGATGCGGTAACCACCGGCGAAGGGCATGGCGACCACGAGCACGGCGTCGCCGGTGCCGCCGAGATCCCGCAGGGCCTGCTGGGCGTTGAGGATCGCCGCGACGGGCCCGCTCTGCACCGGCGTGCGCGCGGCGGCCGCGGCAGCGGTCTGGGCAGCTCGGCCGGCTCCGGGGTCGTCGCCCACGCCGTCGGCGAGCGCGAAGGTGATCCCGGGGGCGCCGGCGAGGGCGTACGCGCTCACGGCGTCGGCGTTGCGCTCGCGCGGGCCCTGTGCGCTGGCGGTGTGCCAGCGCGGGTATCGGGTCATCGGGACCTCCCGGGTGTTCGCGACTTTCCCCCTGCCCTTCCCAGAATGCGCCCGATTCCTGGGAAGGTGCTGAGACGTGCCTGTTTTTCCCCTGATGGCCTACACCACTTCTTCACCTGAGCGCTTCAGTCACTCTGCGGCACGGCGAAGACCACCCCGCCGCGCCGCGGGGTGGCCTCCGGGCTCTCACTTGGTGAGGTCGTAGACGGTCTGCCCGCCGACGGTGGTCGCGGTGAAGTTCGCCGCGACCCACTCCGTGATCTCGCTCAAACCGCCGCGGCCGCCGTCGACGAAGTAGGAGAGCTGGCCGTCGGCGACATAGCGCTGGAATTCCGCCAGAGTCGGCGCGGGGTCGCTGCCGCTCCAGCCGCCGATGCCGATCACCGATTTGCCGGCGGCCAGTTCGAGGCTCGCGGCCGACTGCGAACCGGTCATCGCGGCCGCCCACTTGGTGGTGGTTCTCGCCAGCAGTTGTCCGATTTCGCTCCCGGTTTGTTCGTCTCCGAACCCACCGCCAGGACCACCACCGAACCCGTCACCGAATCCGCCGCCGAACCCACTGGCCGCCGGGCCGGACGTGGGAATGGACCCGCTGTGCGGTACGGCGGTCGTCTCGGCGGCGTACGCGGCGGTGCCGAGGCCGAGCGTCAGCACGCAGGCCGTGGCGGCAACGGTCGACGCCTTGCGCAGCGGTGGCACCCCGACCACCCCGACCACCACGACCGTCGCGACCAGCAACCCGAGCACCACGGCGAGCCAGCGCAGCGCGGGGAACCAGTCGGGGGTGCGGTCGAGGAGGATGAAGTCCCAGACGGCCGTCACGGCGATCATCGCGCCGAGCGTCGCGCGGGGGCCGGTGGTGGCGCGGCCGCGCCACAGTGCGTGGCCGGAGATCGCGCCCAGCGCGGCGATCGCGGGGGCGAGCTGCACGGCGTAGTACGGGTGGACCGTCCCGCTCATCAGGCTGAACACGAGCCCGGTGACGAACAACCAGC encodes:
- a CDS encoding PP2C family serine/threonine-protein phosphatase — its product is MTRYPRWHTASAQGPRERNADAVSAYALAGAPGITFALADGVGDDPGAGRAAQTAAAAAARTPVQSGPVAAILNAQQALRDLGGTGDAVLVVAMPFAGGYRIAWVGDARAYAWDGTMTRKLTTDHTMAEYFRARHQPYSPRMEHLVTTSVRTTKPDEIGACELVGGGLLLASDGVHKVLPPATLDRILADPERGAAGLVETAISLGGTDNATALFVEQPEVDVAAIVTERFPSAA
- a CDS encoding GH92 family glycosyl hydrolase, whose protein sequence is MRARKRVFAAFVLATALATAASATAATAQPDKEPRFASDPTTLVDTSIGNNGDGTTFPGASVPFGMVQLSPDTQLNQYASYDYKQNTILGFSHTHLSGVGCQTMGNFRFMPTTGAVTSSDPAAYGAKFSHDNETRAPGYYGVKFDNGIQAELTATQRTGQHRYTYPAGSGPENVLIEVGQSNGSTYAGDVHVVGNDTVEGWLQGGNFCGETGKERYRIFFSAKFDHAFSSFGTWTDGTLTPGQRDASRGTQRAGAWVTFDPAQKNQVGISVGLSYTSVDGARLNRKAEQPQSFDKARGQAHNTWQDELNRMRVAGGSTADQRTYYTALYHSLLHPSVGSDVDNRYRGFDDQVHRADSTYYQMFSLWDTYRSQNQLVALLHPDKAADMAKSVLHIYQDGGWLPRWALGNSETNVMSGDPVTPFLVDIYNRGLLDNRTSHQLFDALWKNVNEVPADQSIFRGRDGNPSYVQNGWVAYQNLPGYKYGDSRQAGSATLEYSLADCSLSTMAAGLGYQDKAKTLASRCDNFTKLWDPSVTSQGFSGFPVPRNADGSVVGNPDPTQTNAFHEGTAWQYEWLAQQDPSTLFGLMGGPAGAEQRLDKFFDMPTVLTDPAKAASDSWVTGAYDYHNNFAFNPNNEPDFHAPYMYTWTNSPWKTSAVLRAMRTLFTDNVYGMPGNDDLGATSSLLVFAMAGIFETQPGSAKYVITSPMFEKVQIHPEHGRTIEIEAPGADASKLQYVSSADTNKGKLRQSWLSHADLLKAGTIHIQLSDQPTNFGVDAGPPAMGATRG
- a CDS encoding DUF397 domain-containing protein → MQTAQWRTSSYSAANSNCVEVAVAQQVSVRDTKNREAGQLTVSREAWQGVLGTLQTAPATDPTH
- a CDS encoding DUF2127 domain-containing protein, with translation MAENKQATNTDRLFRIAIALKGLDGALQVIGALILVFIPSTVVTGFAHAVITRDLLGDPSGTLARHLELATESFVNGGTKTFAVVYLLAHGVIKLALVWALARKWVRAYPVAMVVLAAFVAYEVYRAIETHSIALPFFAALDVLIIVLVYREYRQLRRERASQRDQGGSAGGSGS
- a CDS encoding phosphoribosyltransferase family protein; translation: MTTVAARIREATVVLGDRSDDARYPDPAAWWRVPGLLHELGPALADLFAGAEPTVVLGPESRGCLLGPLVALALGVGFVEVRKNRGPVFDSDAWRTRTSAPDYRDRHLTLGFRRRLVGSGDRVLLVDDWIETGGQARCVQDLVADAEATWLGVAVIVDGLRRNEERRRLTVRSLVNVREL
- a CDS encoding Scr1 family TA system antitoxin-like transcriptional regulator, with the translated sequence MTKPSGTPRAVALGAALREVREANKFGLRELSRALDLPASLVVHWEAGTRTPSTDDVANVLGFFRVIGEPKKRIMDLARHVREPNWMANGAAELTPELTTLLQYEQGAKVITDWALNFIPGLLQTPDYARAIFEASGLSVSQTDARVRVRLDRQKILTNREPITYSAIIGLHAIDEPVAPNWIMSDQMDHLLAMSERPNINLRVLPRQPSYHPGMLGSFVLYEYEHRNPIVLLEQHSTTSFLSSDKDWVLYRQLARLLGGETLSEEASRAVIAEAAS
- a CDS encoding zinc finger protein — protein: MLRWQQAEGKRHALEGPFAPRPEESFVALCGVEVTVTVTDVPELGGNWFDPTCVRCSTTWLSRT